aggagccgcaggtgcggaagaagGAACGCACCTGCGTTACCGCAGGTGCGGTGGGGAGTCGCAAATGCGGTTAAGAGAAAATAAGTGAAAACTGCATAAGCGGTTAGCTGGAAAGCAGAAGCGGTCCCGCAGGTGCAGGAAgtggatcgcaggtgcgaaaatcgctgggcagaaactATATAAACCTCACTTCGCGAATTTCAGTCTTTTATCCACCATTTTTGGCCGAGTTGGAGCTTGGGAATTTCGATTTCAAGGAGGAATTTAAGTGTTTTCagtgaggtaagctacttggaccTTGTATCTTATGTTTGTGGCAATTATTCCATTGTATAATGATGAAAGTTATGGAAAATTAGAGAAGAAATTGGGAGACTATGGCTTGAAATTATAGAGTTttcattggggatttgaggggccatttgaggtccgattttgatgttcttggtatgtataactcgtgagaggatgaggattctagtgttgtgatttttatcggattttgagacgtggacccgagggtcgggtttgaccaatttcgggattttgagtttaatttgataattttcaagtgggctttgtccctttggcttgtattgatgttatgaatctgattttggatagattcgagacGATTTGaagccgagtcgagaggcaagggcattgcgaaGTAGATTttcgtccggtttgaggtaaATAACTCTTGTAAATCTAGacccgagggtatgaaaccccgaaatttcgtactgttttgataaatgaggtgacgcacatactaCATAACGGGCATGTAGGCGTGCACCCGTAGGAATTGTGACtaggtccgtcccgtagcgactgtATAGTTACGTATTTTGATAAACTGTATATGATATCCATgagttttagaaatgaatctgttaacttgggttgaatgccatgtttggggacttgtgccgaactgtttggaccctcaggggtattttactactttccttaCACTGTTTGATTTGGaagcatatccttagtcatgatttttacctgtttattttgattcagtttcattactctacttttAAATATATGGAAACTGTTTGGGCTGAATTCCCTGATTTTTACTAAAATGCCCGTGTGGCTataaggttaatgactgagagaggtcgaggacctgatggtgaggattatatatatttatggatcgggctacatgccgcagcgatatatatatatatatatatatatatatatgcacaccgcagcgatatagcgcttgggctgtaggagcccctccggagtctgcatacccctagtgagcgcagtcgactatatattacggatcgggctgcacgccgcagtagttattattatgagatatctattaaGCGGGAGTGATGACtgtgagtactgattgacgagagataagtcacgagtgactgagaggcttgctcgAGGGgatatacttatgagtgatactttgccgaGGGACTTGTTTATGAATTTACTGTTCCCACTCTTCTTTGATACTGAGCCTCTGTTGTAAAGTGTTGAGTAAAAGTTTTTAAAGAACTTTTATTGAAATTGAAGTTTTTATGAGATATTCGGTAATTGAACTACAGATTTTGActttgatatttctgttgagattcttttataaagtatgtatatgattttaaatgctcgtcactgcactcagcctttatttactctggttacttactgagttggcgtactcacgttactccctgcaccttgtgtgcagatctagatGCTAGAGCCTCCGAGTGAGAGTTGATCGTTGCCTTCAGAGTATTATccagagattgcaaggtagctgcacgacgttcgcagctcTGCCTTTCTCTTTCCTATCCTTAGTACTTTTTATTTCAGTCTTGGGTTGtatttagtggctcatgactagtgacagcAGGATCGGACTGGGTTGATGTACTTACGTATTTGTCCTTCCGCGTATTTTTGATATATATTAAAATGAATGATTTGAGATTATATCTGATTAGAAAATGAATTTACAAAAGACCTTTATATTGTTCATGTTGTTTCGGCTAGTCTAGTACTGTGATAAGAGCCATCACGATCGGggtgtttggggtcgtgacaggtttTATTGTTGGACTGGCAGACTGGGCAAAGGGAATTTTGGGATAAGTGTATATTGTGGAGATAACTTTTTGTGGGTAGACGTTGGTGACTCCTAAGACAAAGGAAATGCTTTAATTTTTGGGGTAGTTGAAGGTTTCATAACCATTGGAAGGAATTATTTTTTGGTTTAGCACGCATTTGTTTATACAATAATTTTACCCTAAAGATTTCCTTTGGGGTGAGGCCCCAGTAGATGTGACCGTAGGAATTTGTATTCGTGATGGTAGGGATATATTGATTACTAATTAGGTCATTTAAATTATTTGGGAGTTCAAAaggtatttttggaagatttattGAGTTCCCATCGATATATAGTGCTAATGTAGATGATTGTTCATTGTGGGTTAGGGGGCCTTCAATTAATTGTCTAAGTATCAAGTTGGGGCCTAACCAAGGTTCTGTTCAAAAATTAATGTGGTTTCCATTTGCAGTATGCTTTATTCCATTTTAACAGGAAGCCCACCCTTGTTTGATGGCTTTCCAATTTGAGGAAATATTAGTAGAGGTAGTATTCCTTAGTATTTTGATATGAGGATTGAAGCCCAATGGGATGAAGGGGATTGGAACAATCTCCAAGCTAGGGATCCAAGTAAGGCATTTTTTTGTATCCCGAAAGATTATGAATTTTCAGTCCACCACAGTTTTTGGTCAATTAGATGGTTTTCCATTTAATAAGGTGGAGTTTACATTTCTGAGTTGTGGTTCCCCAAAGAAAGTTTCTTTGATGCCATTCTAACTTATTAGTAATACTAGTAGGTACTTTTATCAATTGCATTACATGATTTGGTAAGCAATTTAGGGTGGCTTTTATTATGGTGGTTCCTCCCGCCATTGTTAACAAATTTATTTTTCACCCGGCTAGTCTATTTTTGTAGTtatcaagaaggaattaaaaaTCAGATTTTGTAGGTTATTTAGTGAAAATAGGATATCCAAGAAATTTGCCGAAAGTTTACCCTTCAACCATATGGAATGAATGGATCACAGTTTCTCTATCCGCTATGGAAGTGTTTTTAGAGATTTATTTTTGGTATAATTAATAGTTAAGCTCGAAACCTTAGTAAACAGGTTGAGTGTGTCAATTATAGAATTGATGCTCTTTGTGGTATTTTTTGAAATTAAAGTAATGTCGTCAGCGAATTAGAGGTGAGAGATTTGTGGGCCTTGTCTAGATAATTTGATGGGGTGCCACTTTTGGTAATCTACTTCAACATGTATTTTACGTGAGAGTATTTCCTTATAAAGGATGAAAATATAGGGTGATAGGGGGTCCCCTTGACGAATGCCTCTTGAAGGTGAGAAGAAAGGGGTGGGTTGTCCATTAATGAGAATTGAGATGGAAGAGGTAGTTATGCAAGACATTATTAATTTGATCAACTTAGGTGGGAAGTTGAAGTAGTGGAGGGTGTCATGTATGAATCCCCATTCCAGtttgtcaaaagctttttcgAGATCTAATTTGAATAGAAAAGAAGCCTGAGCACCTTTTTTTCTCTTGAAATGATGCATAATCTATTGTACTATAAGTGCATTATCAGTTGCTCTATGATAATGCAAGAAGGATGATTGTTCCGGGCTAATGAGACTAAATAGAGTTGGTTTGATACGGTGGAGTATGATTTTGGTAATTAACTTATAAAGAGTGTTACAAAGGCTTATTGGTCGATATTGAGTGATGAGGATAGGTTGTTGTGCTTTAGGGATGAGGCATAGATAAGTTTTATTGATTTATGGGGGAATCTGTTGTGTGTTAAAGACATCCTCACAAAAAGAAGTGACTGAAGAGTTCACTTGAGTCCagtaattttgaaagaagtatGGATGTAATCCATCAGTTCCAGGTGTTTTAAAAGGTTGGAAAGACTTAAGGGAATTTGTGATTTCTAATGATGTAATGGATGAGTCCAACTTTGAATAGTCATGAGTATTGATGGTATTGTAACAAGCTTTAAATTCAGGGTTAGTGTGATGGGTATAACTAGTAGTGAATAAGTTGTGATAATAGCCTTCTATTGAGATGTTGATTTCTTTTTTATCTAATATCCAATTACCCACTGAGTCTTTAAGAGCAGTAATACGGTTTCGTCTACGTCGTTGTAAAATAGTTAAGTGAAATTTTTGTGTGTTGGCATCTCCATCTTGGAGCCAATTTATTCTTGattttaatttttcaaaattccTCTTCGATTTTGAGTAGGTCATTATATTGGGTTATTAGGTCAATAGGATATGCTTTATCCAAATTTACTCTCATCCCTTGATggaatacaaaacaaaacataCCTAGTGTATTCCCACAGTGTAGGATTAAAGGATAATGTGTACGCAAACTTTACTTTACCTTGTGAACATTGGTGGCAAGTGGTCGGGTTGGATCAGATATGGGCGTGCCAAAAACATGCAATGCAAAAATGAAATTATGCGATCCGGCCCATATTTAATACGTATTAAAAACGGGTTAACCaacggataatatggatatccatattatccacggTTTCTTGAATATGAtaacttttgggagaattcctagtcttCTAAAATTGAGGAactcccaatttgaggctttacacaaatgtaaaagttaaagttgTTAGTTAtctattggttatccattttctaagatAATATGatttttatccatatttgacccgtttttaaaaagtgtattatccaacccattttttaatgaATAATATGAGTGGATAACTGTTtgcttttaaccattttgccaccattACTTGTGAAGATAGAATAGTTATTTCCAATAGACTTTCgactaaaaaaaagtaaaaggaaACCCCACAAAAGGAACACCTAGACATTACCCAGAAGAAAAATGAAacgaaatagaaaaaataatcaaaaacctTACTTTAATTCTCGTTATCAGTTCATTTTTATTCCCGTTCTATTCTCTCAATGGAAACTTGGGAAATGGTAAAGGAGCAACAATAATAGGCTAAATTATTTTGGATAGTTAGAGGGGAAGATTTCTTAGGTCCTTTCTCTAcctcagaaaagaaaaagaaaaaccagAACATTGATCAGTTCAAGTAGAATAGCAAATGAATTATATGCTACTAGGATTAAGATCTTTTGTCTACATATTTTCTTAGGGGCGGTCCAGTGCACAAAATATTCCGCATTAACGCATGGTCCAGGAAAAAGCTGCACCCTAAAGGATGTGATATAGACAGCCTACCCAATGCAAGCATTAGTACATTAGTGGTTGTTTCTATGGCTTATGTTAGGATGATTACGGACATATATGAtagagctaagactcgggttaggacagtgaGGGGCGACTCGAAGCATTTTCCGATTGTTATGGGTTTACACCAAGGATCGACGCTCATTCCGTTCCTATTGCCCTGGCGATGGACGCACTGACACACCATATCCAAAGGGAGGtgtcatggtgtatgttattcgcCGATGATATTATTCTGATCGATGAGACGCGAGGCGGTGTTAACGAGAGGTTGGAGATTTGGAGACAgacccttgagtctaaaggtttcaagttgagcaggattAAGACAGAATACGTGGAGTGCAAGTTTAGCGGCGTTTCGGGAGAAACGGACATGgacgtgaggcttgactctcaagtcattcccaagaaaggGAGCTTCAAGTACCCCGAATCGGTTATCTAGGAGGATGGGGAGATTGATGAGGATGTTGCGTACCGTACAGGGGTGGGATgaatgaaatggaggttagcgtctGGTGTCTTGTGTGACAGGAAGGTGCCCCCGatacttaaaggtaagttctatagagcggtggttagaccggccatgatgtatggtGCTGAGTGTTGGTCAGTCAAGAATTCTCATATCCAGAAGGTGAAAGttgcagaaatgaggatgttgagatggatgtgcgggcacactaggctggataagattaagaatgaagATATCCGGGTGAAGGTGGGTGTGGTTCCCATAGAAGACAGAATGCGGGAAGTtaggcttagatggttcgggcgCGTGCGAAGGAGAAGCATGGATACCCCCGTTAGGAGGTGTGAACGGTTGGCCTTGACGGGTGTGAGAAAAGGCAGAGGGCGGCCAAAGAAATATTggagagaggtgatcaggcaagaCCTGGCGCGACTTCAGATTTCcaaggacatggcccttgataggaagttgtggagggCGAACATTAAGGTTGTAGGATAGGAAGTAGGAGGCTAGCATGTGTTTGTCATAGGCTGCTAGTGGCTTCAATTGTGTCCATATTACTTCTTTAGGACTGAAGGTTAGGTCGTAGGAGGCTAGGAGGCTAGTCCGATAGTGTAGTGTCTTAGGATGCTAGTGGCTTTTGTTGTATCCATATTACTTTCATTGTGTCTGTAGTACTGTTACTGCTTATTGTTATTGTTTTCTATCTATTTTTTGGTTATTGCGTTGCTGAAGTTATCTTTCTTTCTTGCTTGCTTCCTCTGATATTACTGCGCCACTATCTCTTTTCATCTTCtttgagggtctatcggaaacagcctctctactcatCCGGAGtagggggtaaggtctgcgtacacactaccctccccaaaccccacttgtgatattccactggattgttgttgttgttgttgattgcttaTATGGCTTGAACCCGTACACTATAAatcacacggagacaactttaccgttgctccaaagTTGCCCTTCTATTTCCTAAAACAATCTTGAATATTAGCTAGAATTCACCATCAaacaaccaaaaacaaaaaacacAAATGGGGCAAACTGCATAAATAGTAACCACATGGATTCACAATAAAGCATAATTTTTAAAACATAGTAGACTTTTCCTCCATATGCTAAAAGAGGATTTTACAGACAACAGAAACTCACACACACACGGACACATACATAAGACATAAAATGCAGTTACAAAGGGAAGAAAGGAAGATTACAGTATCAACCTACAACCTCCCCTCAATTTATTCCCAACAGACACTATAGCATAAGttgaaagaaaagacaataaTATTAATGCACCAGACTCTTGACAAAGTCTACTCTCCCCACCACTGATGAGCAAAAACACCACTTTCCCTAAGAGTTTTGAAAAGAGTAATGCAGTCTCCACAAAGAGCATTTTTGCAGTCTGCAGCTGAGCAGCGAAGGAATAGTTCATCGACATAGCATATTGATCCAGTTTTGAATAGTTCTGTCAAAATATTCAGCTCTGCTGCTCTAGCATTCATCATGAGGACCACGTAATCTCCTTCTTTAACGGTTTCACTGAACCATGGAATAAAGTCAAATCCTTCATGATCTAGCGGTGCACTTAAATATTCATCGGAGTCAAGAAACGGGGAAGTATCCTCTCCACCAAGTCCCGGATGGTACACAAAGTTAATACCAGGATTCTTCACATACAAAGGGAGGGCAGAGGTGTTATGATCAATGACGAAAACATTGAAAAAGTGGTGAGGGATTGGATAATGAGGCTTGAACATTCTTGCAATACTTGTTTCTACAAATTCTCCAGCACCAATGTTGATATACACCAGTTTGTTCCTTGACGAGATATTCATGAACTTAGGCAAGTACGAAATTTCTGTCTCAAACTGTCCGGACCTTTTCTCCACGAGTGGTTCAAGGTATTTCAAGAACGGCTTGTTGTTCGTGGTGGAAGGACAATTAGCAGGGAGTACAGAACGCTCGAGAGATTCAACGATCTCAGATCTTTTCTTGAACATCACTAGAGTAAAGGAGCCGACCCCACATACGTGCACAACATCGGAACTCTTCAAGAATGAGGAAACTGGTGTAGCAGACCTAATCAAGTTGCCTTTTATCAAGTTGCCTGAGTAGAAACTACTAGAACTCACGAGCATAGCACCGGTGCCACCTGGACGTAAGACACGCTCAATCTCAAGCACCAAAAGAGCTGGAACAGAGACCCTATCAAGATCTCTTGAGAATACAAAGTCGAACGAATTATCCTCATAATCGAGCTCGTACACAAATCTTCTCCACAAAAGAGAGAAATATGGGTGCCTATCAACACCAATAGCATTCGAGAGTCCCAGCTCTCGCAGCGCCAAAGCTGCAGCCAATGATTTCTTCCCAACACACAATGCTTTGGCATTCAAATCCAAGAAATTCTTTTCCATCAGCTCCTTAAACACATTCTTGCTCAAATTTTCATCTTCACATTTTACCAAAGCCGCCCCAAAAAGCGGAAAGGCCACTCCAGAAACGGGTTTAAAGAACCCGGTCACATTCATATTAGGGTTGGAGCCAAAGTTCAAGGGGCATACACCAAAATTCAACACCATAGGCTCAGAGTTCCGAATCAAATGCCCCATTTGAACGAACGAGACAACGATCATAACAGTGACAAACAAGAACCCTTTTACAATTAAGCGTTTCACTAATGACCCGTGAAGAATTTGCCATTTCAAGACGTTTATATCCATTTTTCTGTTCAAATTCTCACTTTAAAGATCAAAACCTTTAAGGACTTCCCAAGTTTTCAAGATCAATAACAGAAACTGAACTTTTCACAGAAGCTAAAAAgctctaattttttttttcaatcagATTGATTAAAAAGAGAAGATATaagccaaataaacaagaaaatcaaacagATTAGCGAGTACAAAACCTGGAGGAAGTGTGATTTCCACCCACCAGTAATACTATCGACATTTGGCACCCAAGCAAGACCCTTTTCGGAACCCTTTTACCCATTGGTACGAACCAACTTAGACCCATTTCAGAACCCcaattcatcaaccaaaattGAGCTCAACCCACTTCACATTTTGATATAAAGATTGGATTTTTATGTGCTAAATTTGTCCAagaactggaaaaaaaaaaggattagGGTTTACAAAAAAAAGGGTAGTTTTTTGGATCTGGGAATGTGATAAGAGTGGAGTGGAAAGTGTGAATGGGAAAGGAAGAAACCAAGGAAGGTGTTACTCGGGATGCTTTGGCAAGGATGCTTGCATTAGCTCTGTGTATTAATAATATGTTATATGGTAGATATTTTTTacttatgcattagttatgcaaatatttggtattatcctatgcataattAATGTATAGAAAACTATGGTATTAGCAATGTAATGGGTTTTAATTAATgtattagcttagttaaagacaaaattgtccttcaaaatttatacttgattaaaatatgttatacaccatattaatgcaagtttaaaataattcaaatagtgagaaataaaattatatctctagtaaataaataaatacttaacatatttcttttttataaataaatatttaattttattttacaatagGTAGGcaaattaaatatattttttaaactttttcatataaaaatatttctaacatatatttcttttaaaaagtttaaGTGATGGATTAGTTTTAAGAGTATTTTTGTAAATAagcaattcttttagaaattgtgcaatgctttaatatatcaaaccaaataatagataagaaatatgtcagcataactaatatcagcataactaataccaataTTACTAATACACCATATTTAACATTATTCTCATGCACTCCTCAAGAAGAAGCTCAAAGCTCAGTTGTACGAGAGCTTAGCTCTTTGTCGGTTATCCACTACGTGTCGCATGAAGAACGAATGACAGCTCGTGGGTGGGTCCCAGTTAAGTTCGTACTTATTGAATTAGTTGACTCCATTAGATTTAGGTTTGATTGAGTCGAGAATTCGAGGTatgaaatatattttctttttaaaaagaaaaacttaTAGGATAAGAGCAAAAATTACAGGGTGGGAAATCTATTAATCTAAGTATAGGTAAAAAATTGAGAGAGCCAATCAAACTAACTTCCCAAGATATGAGTTTAGCCTTTGGTCATCTAGTCGAGGACAACAATAACATATTCACTATATTCTTTTATTGCGGGGATTTAGAGAGAATAATATATATACAGACTTTACCTCTATTTtacgaaaatagaaaaatatttcCGATAGACTCTTGACTCATGTGAAGCAATTTACATCAAATTTAAAACCTTTGGGCATCTAGGTAAAAAAGAAATTACAACTATCATTGTATTTTTATCTATTAGATCAATTAATTTACCTTTTTTTTAAGGTTATGAAAATAGCCTTATAACAATTGATAATACCATGTTTTCGTTGATTATGTATATTTTATGGTATAAAAATGTTTAACTATCAATTATAGTAGTTAAATTCCGTTTTTGAAGTATTTCCGTGATTAAAGAATAATAAGAGAACAATGAAAAGTAGTACTACTATATAACTTCTATACCTAGGTCGTTTGATTGGGAAATAAGTTTTTACATGATTGATTATTTCGGGATTAATTATTCTGAGATTGTTAACTCATCCTCGCATAGAGATAAAAATAACACTACAATCCTCGAATAACTAATGTCGGAATTAGTTATACCGCGATTTTATCCCAACCAAACGTGAAATAAACTCATCTCAAGTTTAATCCTTCGATTAATTATCCTTTATCCCTCGTACTAAATGAGCCCTTAAAGTATTAAGTAAATTTATGCCATCATTCACTAAAAAGTAATTAGACATTTTGAGTGTCATAATCTCTGTTTTAAAAGGCAGAATTGGGAATCGCCCGGGGCTCGCCCCTGAGCGGAGCTGTCACGCCCCAacttcgggaggcgcgaccggcgctcaatcgagtgaactcaactgagcaagccttatcaaccgctatctacccaactcgataggaataagaaagtcatgcttacctttatttaaactaggaaagatagtacattcaacatcttagttcattttatatcacaacatttaaaacgtggttaaacttccaaggttccatacaagttatagtgtagaagaaagcaagagtacaaggttataacatggtccattgacctatccaatacccatacataacccacacaaacgtctacggagcctctaaggatacaaaagatgtAATAACAATgccagcaacaaggccccggctatacctcaaaagtgaaagtccaaaataagaagatgtacaatataaccccttgaaagagaaatgggctcaccaagactttgagaagaaggtactctGCTATGCGCGATCGGCACTAACCGCAATGGAGCTACCTTCATTCATAAAAAAAaagtagcgcccccggcaaaagggacgttagtgccatcgaatagcactagtatgtataactaaacaccattttgctagaaagaactatcaagcaagtacaagtaaatcacatgagtaaatcaaaatatgcaattcattcaatccttcatataatttccaaaacttagtttggggcatttctttcatatcttcatcactgttctcaataccaccgctatcttgagcggagtccgatcacgatccgaccggctaggttgcctcattagaggcatatatctcaatcactAATTTATTTCCCTtatccggaattcaatatcagcacattaccaccatgtgtgcggcatggtgtccgatcacgacccgatcggctaggccgccttatctAGGCATTGTTActttctcattagtcatcacatctgaatctttatttcatatatatcatatcaattccttggcactcagggccaccattattacatcgttttccattttcagtattcatcttgcaggttgtgataataggcatatacaaaagtaattcaagttgcagtacagataagtgggcacatagctagcatgaataattctcagtttctatcttggcttatagcctaagcatttcgacacataattgtattcttcatacttctctaattatcaagaatggtacattactcacattgagacacatctttcacgtatatgtgtagttaattgcaaatcaattaatgcgcaataacaatcaatacattaaccaattcaaatcttaCCACACTTTCGTAAACGCCAACGGAGCTCATTTTCtaataaaagggggttttagccatacataccaaAAAAATTtcccttaatgatactacaattatccaatacacttaagtaacttcaatctacaatacaacattcaatagggccaatattagtaataaatttcataacttaagtcatttaggcatattatcaaacaccttgtaggtatagatatttacacctcataactatagtattgtTTCATctaactatcaccattaaccaacaattcatcccaccattattctttaataatttatactcctaacaccACATGTGtaatcaaccattcacacccaaccaacaaaattccatcaaataatcacATTTAAATCCCTATCAtggtcatgtatttaaattgggaatttatggcttccaatcaccataccataagttgtaatacttgattcatactcataattccataataactccatatatgtaagtctaagggtaaaCGTTTACCTCTTGttgaccaaatcttgaaagacaactttggggtgttcttgagattttgaagaaatcctatgaaatccaatcaaaatcatgttgtaactagtgattgagaagtgaaatcaccatgaaaacacacttaaaaactcaccttaagtgtgcaattggatgccttggtcggattggggatggagaggatgccctagtcttgaaaaaatgacttaaatcctcTAATTTCCCTTCCTTAGGTGTATTTAGAAGTCTGCCACTAGTGCGCCCGCGCTAACGAGGCAGAATACTTCGCAATATGCGCGGCCGCGCTAATGGTCGCGCTAatgacacatgcccagtaaaatggtcgtaACCTTctatatacacctccaaatgacgaacggtttaatgagttggaaactagacgcaaagggatttaatttgataggttgtgtatcacacaactccttatataactggagatatgattgtccaaagtgaggtcttgtgctcACTCATTTACAAccttagtctattatgaaattttccaacttggtttagacttaggcctctccttagaccccaattcacttataatatgacttatattcttattaacatatccaattgatatccattatatcatgaatcctcatttgcacacaaaataaaataattagcctaccttggcaccacgaaatattaaattacttagcaaaattttttgGGGCTTTACAGGAGCACTCGTAAAACGCCCCTGGGCTCATGTGTGGGGCTTAGTTCCGTGAGACTTACGCCTCGGCCATCGGGGCTTATGCCCCGGGCACGCCCAACGCCTAGCGTACTGGGCTCGCCTAATAGAACTTTATGCAATTGTGTGTAACTAACCTTGcaaatcctcaaattttcttaataaaagcgttgactattcaaaattacttttttgtTAATCATATATCATTGAGTTgagagtattttatgtcataattaaaataaacatTATTGCACGTTATCCACTAAGACTCTATGAtagttaattttaaataaatctttcatttaaaaagtatttatttattaacttttgttatgtcTTTACTATATAGTAgtccataattttttttataattatttttctaaatattattttttccaCGTTCACGAGATACAaaacttattaatttaatagATCAGTATTAGCTAGTAACTACTTATAAGTAATTAGTTATCATGGTATTGTACGGTGACttatgtgtcactttatt
The Nicotiana sylvestris chromosome 11, ASM39365v2, whole genome shotgun sequence DNA segment above includes these coding regions:
- the LOC138881661 gene encoding uncharacterized protein — translated: MDALTHHIQREVSWCMLFADDIILIDETRGGVNERLEIWRQTLESKGFKLSRIKTEYVECKFSGVSGETDMDVRLDSQVIPKKGSFKKVPPILKGKFYRAVVRPAMMYGAECWSVKNSHIQKVKVAEMRMLRWMCGHTRLDKIKNEDIRVKVGVVPIEDRMREVRLRWFGRVRRRSMDTPVRRCERLALTGVRKGRGRPKKYWREVIRQDLARLQISKDMALDRKLWRANIKVVG
- the LOC104212055 gene encoding uncharacterized protein, coding for MDINVLKWQILHGSLVKRLIVKGFLFVTVMIVVSFVQMGHLIRNSEPMVLNFGVCPLNFGSNPNMNVTGFFKPVSGVAFPLFGAALVKCEDENLSKNVFKELMEKNFLDLNAKALCVGKKSLAAALALRELGLSNAIGVDRHPYFSLLWRRFVYELDYEDNSFDFVFSRDLDRVSVPALLVLEIERVLRPGGTGAMLVSSSSFYSGNLIKGNLIRSATPVSSFLKSSDVVHVCGVGSFTLVMFKKRSEIVESLERSVLPANCPSTTNNKPFLKYLEPLVEKRSGQFETEISYLPKFMNISSRNKLVYINIGAGEFVETSIARMFKPHYPIPHHFFNVFVIDHNTSALPLYVKNPGINFVYHPGLGGEDTSPFLDSDEYLSAPLDHEGFDFIPWFSETVKEGDYVVLMMNARAAELNILTELFKTGSICYVDELFLRCSAADCKNALCGDCITLFKTLRESGVFAHQWWGE